In Salinibacterium sp. ZJ70, one DNA window encodes the following:
- the cysS gene encoding cysteine--tRNA ligase, with the protein MTIRLYDSRAQALRDFEPLEPGKVGMYVCGPTVQSSPHVGHLRSALAYDLWRRWFAYRGYDVTFVRNVTDIDDKVLANASEREPWWAVAYRVELEFTAGYNTIGILPPTYEPRATASIPGMQELIQTLIERGHAYAADDGSGDVYFDVRTWPEYGALTRQKLDEMAESPDAATRGKRDARDFALWKGAKEGEPESATWSSPWGAGRPGWHIECSAMSKRYLGAEFDIHGGGLDLRFPHHENELAQSTAAGDAFARYWVHNGIVMVEGQKMSKSLGNSIFAAEFLALARPIVVRYYLASAHYRSTIDYHPGALEEAEAALDRIAGFLERATRALEAAQIPGPGDGRVPDAFAEALDDDLGVPEALGVLHETVRGGNTALDAGDLGEVAVRREQVLAMTRVLGVDPTAPEWSEQGGSHAELALDALVSKLLSDRAEARAAKDYTAADRIRDELAAAGIAIDDTPAGAHWSLA; encoded by the coding sequence GTGACGATCCGCCTCTACGACAGCCGCGCCCAGGCGCTGCGCGACTTCGAGCCCCTCGAACCGGGCAAGGTCGGCATGTACGTCTGCGGACCCACGGTGCAGTCGTCGCCCCACGTGGGTCACCTGCGTTCGGCTCTCGCCTACGACCTGTGGCGTCGCTGGTTCGCGTACCGCGGCTACGACGTCACCTTCGTGCGCAACGTCACCGACATCGACGACAAGGTGCTCGCGAACGCCTCCGAGCGGGAGCCGTGGTGGGCTGTCGCATACCGCGTCGAACTCGAATTCACCGCCGGCTACAACACCATCGGCATCCTCCCGCCCACCTACGAGCCCCGCGCGACCGCGAGCATCCCCGGCATGCAGGAGCTCATCCAGACGCTCATCGAACGCGGTCACGCCTATGCGGCCGACGACGGCAGCGGCGACGTCTACTTCGATGTGCGCACCTGGCCCGAGTACGGCGCCCTCACCCGTCAGAAGCTCGACGAGATGGCGGAGTCCCCGGATGCCGCGACGCGCGGCAAGCGCGACGCTCGCGACTTCGCACTCTGGAAGGGAGCGAAGGAGGGCGAGCCCGAATCGGCCACCTGGAGTTCCCCGTGGGGAGCAGGTCGCCCCGGTTGGCACATCGAGTGCTCCGCGATGTCGAAGCGCTACCTCGGCGCCGAGTTCGACATCCACGGCGGCGGACTCGACCTGCGCTTCCCGCACCACGAGAACGAGCTGGCCCAGTCGACCGCCGCAGGCGATGCGTTCGCGCGCTACTGGGTGCACAACGGCATCGTCATGGTCGAGGGGCAGAAGATGTCGAAGTCGCTCGGCAACTCCATCTTCGCCGCCGAGTTCCTGGCGCTCGCTCGCCCCATCGTCGTGCGCTACTACCTCGCGAGCGCGCACTACCGCTCGACGATCGACTACCACCCTGGAGCCCTCGAAGAGGCCGAGGCAGCCCTCGACCGCATCGCCGGATTCCTCGAGCGGGCGACGCGCGCGCTCGAAGCCGCGCAGATCCCCGGACCCGGCGACGGCCGTGTTCCCGACGCGTTCGCTGAGGCGCTCGACGACGACCTCGGGGTCCCGGAGGCGCTCGGCGTTCTGCACGAGACCGTGCGCGGAGGCAACACGGCACTCGACGCGGGCGACCTCGGCGAGGTCGCCGTGCGCCGCGAGCAGGTGCTCGCCATGACCCGCGTGCTGGGCGTCGACCCCACCGCTCCCGAGTGGAGCGAGCAGGGCGGCTCGCACGCCGAGCTCGCGCTCGACGCTCTCGTCAGCAAGCTGCTCTCCGACCGCGCGGAAGCCCGCGCAGCCAAGGACTACACCGCCGCCGACCGCATCCGCGACGAACTCGCCGCCGCTGGAATCGCGATCGACGACACCCCCGCAGGCGCCCACTGGAGCCTCGCATGA
- the rlmB gene encoding 23S rRNA (guanosine(2251)-2'-O)-methyltransferase RlmB, with amino-acid sequence MTKPGRPGARKNKKGASVGTGGHGRKSLEGRGPTPKAEDRSWHVAGKRKAAKERLEAARSRSGKSSEPAKRAPRPKKTDESEVVTGRNSVLEALRAKIPATALYVAARVEMDDRVKEALSLATKRNIPVLEVMRNELDRMGGYDSVHQGLALKVPPYEYAHPFDLIERAQREGTAPLIVALDGVTDPRNLGAIVRSAGAFGAHGVIVPQRRSVGMTASAWKTSAGAAARVPVAMAANLTQALKDLKKQGVFVLGLDGDGDVSLPGIGFADRPIVIVVGSEGKGLSRLVTETCDAVVSIPISSVTESLNAGIAVSVALYEVAKLRAEA; translated from the coding sequence ATGACCAAGCCTGGACGCCCGGGAGCCCGCAAGAACAAGAAGGGCGCCTCCGTCGGCACTGGCGGCCACGGCCGCAAGTCGCTCGAAGGTCGCGGCCCGACCCCGAAGGCCGAGGACCGCAGCTGGCACGTCGCCGGCAAGCGCAAGGCCGCCAAGGAGCGCCTCGAGGCCGCGCGCTCGCGCTCGGGCAAGTCGTCGGAGCCCGCTAAGCGCGCCCCGCGCCCCAAGAAGACGGATGAGTCCGAGGTCGTCACCGGCCGCAACTCGGTGCTCGAGGCCCTGCGTGCGAAGATCCCGGCGACCGCGCTGTATGTCGCGGCTCGTGTCGAGATGGATGACCGCGTCAAGGAAGCGCTCTCCCTCGCGACGAAGCGCAACATCCCCGTGCTCGAGGTCATGCGCAATGAGCTCGACCGCATGGGCGGCTACGACTCGGTGCACCAGGGGCTCGCCCTCAAGGTGCCGCCCTACGAGTATGCGCACCCGTTCGACCTCATCGAGCGCGCACAGCGCGAGGGAACCGCTCCGCTCATCGTGGCCCTCGACGGCGTCACCGACCCCCGCAACCTCGGCGCGATCGTGCGCTCCGCGGGGGCTTTCGGCGCCCACGGCGTCATCGTGCCGCAGCGTCGCTCGGTGGGCATGACGGCGTCCGCGTGGAAGACCTCCGCCGGTGCCGCCGCGCGCGTGCCCGTCGCAATGGCGGCGAACCTCACGCAGGCGCTCAAGGATCTCAAGAAGCAGGGCGTCTTCGTGCTCGGCCTCGACGGCGACGGCGACGTGTCGCTGCCCGGCATCGGCTTCGCGGACCGTCCGATCGTGATCGTCGTCGGCAGCGAGGGCAAGGGCCTCTCGCGTCTCGTCACCGAGACGTGCGACGCCGTCGTGTCGATCCCGATCAGCTCGGTCACGGAGTCGCTCAACGCCGGCATCGCCGTGTCGGTCGCGCTCTACGAGGTCGCGAAGCTCCGCGCGGAGGCCTGA
- a CDS encoding DUF4032 domain-containing protein — protein sequence MSSNLSITSAVPDPALLDLPWDLPLEAWPEETIAALPKGISRHLVRFVHLEGSILAVKETTAEMARREYEMLRTLQRLAVPCVEPVAVVTGRLADDGEELAPALVTRHLRFSLPYRALYSQALRPDTATRLIDALALLLARLHLIGFFWGDVSLSNTLFRRDAGAFAAYLVDAETGVLHESGLSDGQREHDLDIARVNIAGELFDLESGGRLEEGVDPVQIADGIVAAYHGLWSELTAPQSFPASERWRIRERVERLNALGFDIEELTIRTDADGTQVRIQPKVVDAGHHSRRLLRLTGLDAGENQARRLLNDLDAYRATRRRTEDDEEMVAHEWLTKVFEPVVRAIPRDLRGKLEPAEVFHQLLDHRWFLSQNEKRNVPLAEALTSYIDTVLRHRRDEMTVVGPMTSSMTMPLSVVDDDDEEDWRLKV from the coding sequence GTGAGCTCCAACCTCTCGATCACCTCCGCAGTGCCGGATCCGGCGCTTCTCGATCTGCCGTGGGATCTGCCGCTCGAAGCCTGGCCGGAGGAGACGATCGCGGCACTCCCGAAGGGCATCTCGCGGCACCTCGTGCGCTTCGTGCACCTGGAGGGCTCGATCCTGGCTGTGAAGGAGACGACTGCTGAGATGGCGCGTCGCGAGTACGAGATGCTGCGCACTCTGCAGCGCCTCGCCGTGCCGTGCGTCGAGCCGGTGGCTGTCGTCACCGGCCGCCTCGCGGATGATGGCGAGGAGCTCGCCCCGGCGCTCGTCACCCGCCACTTGCGCTTCTCGCTCCCCTACCGCGCCCTCTATTCGCAGGCGCTGCGTCCCGACACCGCAACCCGCCTCATCGACGCGCTCGCGCTGCTCCTGGCACGCCTGCACCTCATCGGATTCTTCTGGGGCGATGTCTCGCTCTCGAATACGCTCTTCCGCCGCGACGCGGGCGCGTTCGCCGCGTACCTCGTCGACGCCGAGACGGGCGTGCTGCACGAGAGCGGGCTCTCGGACGGTCAGCGCGAGCACGACCTCGACATCGCGCGCGTCAACATCGCGGGCGAGCTGTTCGACCTGGAGTCGGGCGGCCGCCTCGAGGAGGGGGTCGACCCGGTGCAGATCGCCGATGGCATCGTCGCCGCCTACCACGGACTGTGGAGCGAGCTCACGGCGCCTCAATCATTCCCCGCATCGGAGCGCTGGCGCATCCGCGAGCGCGTGGAGCGCCTCAATGCGCTCGGCTTCGACATCGAGGAGCTGACGATCCGCACCGACGCCGACGGCACGCAGGTGCGCATTCAGCCGAAGGTCGTCGATGCCGGTCACCATTCGCGCCGTCTGCTGCGCCTCACCGGCCTCGACGCCGGCGAGAACCAGGCGCGTCGCCTTCTGAACGACCTCGACGCCTACCGCGCGACCCGCAGGCGCACGGAGGACGATGAGGAGATGGTCGCCCACGAGTGGCTCACCAAGGTGTTCGAGCCCGTGGTGCGCGCGATCCCGCGGGATCTGCGCGGCAAGCTCGAGCCCGCCGAGGTGTTCCACCAGCTGCTCGACCACCGCTGGTTCCTGTCGCAGAACGAGAAGCGCAACGTGCCGCTCGCGGAGGCGCTCACGTCCTACATCGACACCGTGCTGCGTCACCGACGCGACGAGATGACCGTCGTCGGCCCGATGACGTCGTCCATGACGATGCCCCTCAGCGTCGTCGATGACGACGACGAAGAGGACTGGCGCCTCAAGGTGTGA
- a CDS encoding ABC transporter ATP-binding protein codes for MASVTFDKASRIYPGTTRPAVDQIELQVEDGEFLVLVGPSGCGKSTTLRMLAGLEEVNDGRILIGDRDVTDVPPKDRDIAMVFQNYALYPHMTVAENMGFALKIAGVAKEERAARVLEAAKLLDLEPYLGRKPKALSGGQRQRVAMGRAIVRQPQVFLMDEPLSNLDAKLRVQTRTQIASLQRRLGVTTVYVTHDQTEALTMGDRIAVLKDGLLQQVGTPRDLYEKPDNVFVAGFIGSPAMNLFQADLAEGGVRFGTAIVPLERDAVAGASGNKVIVGIRPEDVIVSASGTGLEVEVDVVEELGADGYLYGHADVAGQRVDIIARVDGRNHPEAGEKVILNPVPKHIHTFDVESGLRLNPAITV; via the coding sequence ATGGCATCTGTCACTTTCGACAAGGCCTCCCGGATCTACCCGGGCACCACCCGCCCCGCCGTCGACCAGATCGAGCTCCAGGTCGAAGACGGCGAGTTCCTCGTTCTCGTCGGCCCCTCGGGCTGCGGAAAGTCGACGACCCTGCGTATGCTCGCGGGCCTCGAAGAGGTCAACGACGGTCGCATCCTCATCGGCGACCGCGACGTCACCGACGTGCCGCCGAAGGACCGCGACATCGCGATGGTGTTCCAGAACTACGCGCTCTACCCGCACATGACGGTCGCCGAGAACATGGGCTTCGCGCTCAAGATCGCCGGCGTCGCGAAGGAAGAGCGCGCCGCGCGCGTCCTCGAGGCCGCCAAGCTCCTCGACCTCGAGCCCTACCTCGGCCGCAAGCCGAAGGCCCTCTCGGGTGGTCAGCGTCAGCGCGTCGCCATGGGCCGTGCCATCGTGCGTCAGCCCCAGGTGTTCCTCATGGACGAGCCGCTGTCGAACCTCGACGCCAAGCTCCGCGTCCAGACCCGCACCCAGATCGCGTCGCTCCAGCGCCGCCTGGGCGTCACCACCGTCTACGTGACCCACGACCAGACCGAGGCGCTCACCATGGGTGACCGCATCGCGGTCCTCAAGGACGGCCTCCTGCAGCAGGTCGGCACCCCGCGCGACCTGTACGAGAAGCCGGACAACGTGTTCGTCGCCGGCTTCATCGGCTCGCCCGCCATGAACCTCTTCCAGGCGGACCTCGCCGAGGGCGGCGTGCGCTTCGGCACCGCGATCGTTCCGCTCGAGCGCGACGCCGTCGCCGGTGCGTCCGGCAACAAGGTCATCGTGGGCATCCGCCCCGAGGACGTCATCGTCTCGGCGTCCGGCACGGGCCTCGAGGTCGAGGTCGACGTCGTCGAAGAGCTCGGTGCCGATGGCTACCTCTACGGCCACGCGGATGTCGCGGGTCAGCGCGTCGACATCATCGCGCGCGTCGACGGCCGCAACCACCCGGAAGCCGGCGAGAAGGTCATCCTCAACCCGGTTCCCAAGCACATCCACACCTTCGATGTCGAGTCGGGCCTCCGTCTCAACCCGGCGATCACGGTCTGA
- a CDS encoding thioredoxin domain-containing protein, with product MTNGESDRPEAAGNDAREAAKERSRELRDQHRKNERRRRLTLQLGILGGVLVVVGIVAITLLTMNQTSTRGPLNMNTDGIRISENLEAVRTPGLKAGAAPAVAAANPEGVIDIRIYVDYLCQNCGTFDSNNIEQIRRWVDSGAATLEVHPIAILSAKSAGTQYSLRAANAAACVAEFSPDSFLDFHSSLFEDQPQEGTEGLSDEQLIERAEKAGAGNMKKISDCVESKRFSAWVLDATARALNGPLPGADIPAITTVPTVIVDGKQFVYTKDFDPKELALFVTEASGEHNTGTPTPTPTPVP from the coding sequence ATGACGAACGGCGAATCAGATCGCCCGGAAGCCGCAGGCAATGACGCCCGCGAAGCGGCCAAGGAGCGCTCCCGCGAACTTCGCGACCAGCACCGCAAGAACGAGCGTCGTCGTCGGCTGACGCTGCAGCTCGGCATCCTCGGCGGTGTTCTCGTCGTGGTCGGCATCGTGGCGATCACCCTGCTCACGATGAACCAGACATCCACCCGCGGTCCTCTCAACATGAACACCGACGGCATCCGGATCTCCGAGAATCTCGAAGCCGTGCGCACCCCCGGTCTCAAGGCGGGGGCCGCGCCCGCCGTCGCTGCGGCGAACCCCGAGGGCGTCATCGACATCCGGATCTACGTCGACTACCTCTGCCAGAACTGCGGCACCTTCGACTCCAACAACATCGAGCAGATCCGCCGCTGGGTCGACTCGGGAGCCGCGACACTCGAGGTGCACCCGATCGCGATCCTCAGCGCGAAGTCCGCGGGCACCCAGTACTCGCTGCGTGCCGCCAACGCCGCCGCATGCGTTGCAGAGTTCTCGCCCGACAGCTTCCTGGACTTCCACAGCTCGCTCTTCGAGGACCAGCCCCAGGAGGGCACCGAGGGTCTGAGCGACGAGCAGCTGATCGAGCGCGCTGAGAAGGCCGGCGCGGGCAACATGAAGAAGATCAGCGACTGCGTCGAGTCGAAGCGGTTCTCCGCCTGGGTGCTCGACGCGACCGCACGGGCGCTGAACGGCCCGCTCCCCGGCGCGGACATCCCTGCGATCACCACGGTTCCCACGGTGATCGTCGATGGCAAGCAGTTCGTCTACACGAAGGACTTCGACCCGAAGGAGCTCGCGCTCTTCGTCACCGAAGCCTCCGGTGAGCACAACACGGGCACGCCCACCCCGACTCCGACGCCGGTCCCGTAG
- a CDS encoding DMT family transporter, with translation MSQDHAQRPLLRAVATIAALIVGAFMAVQPRVNGQLGVELGDGVLAAFYSFASGMLVCGIALVLWAPGRRGLASLREAIADRRMTPWFLIGGCFGALMVLSQGLTAAVLGVAVFTVALVGGQAIGSLLVDRRGLGTMAPTALTPPRVAGAALAVVAVGWAVSDRLGGGIPWWMLVLPFVAGIGTSWQAAANAQLRFHARSVLSATFVSFTAGTAVLAIAAAVDLALAGPPQTLPAEPWLYTGGLLGIVFVAGGAAIVPITGVLVYGLATIAGQLTAAVLLDLFVPVAGAGLSLSTIGGALLAVIAVGIASMGRRPGRLA, from the coding sequence GTGTCGCAGGATCACGCGCAGCGCCCCCTGCTGCGTGCGGTCGCCACGATCGCGGCGCTCATCGTCGGAGCGTTCATGGCGGTGCAGCCGCGCGTCAACGGTCAGCTCGGCGTCGAACTCGGCGACGGTGTGCTCGCGGCGTTCTATTCGTTCGCGAGCGGGATGCTCGTGTGCGGCATCGCGCTGGTGCTCTGGGCACCGGGCCGGCGAGGTCTCGCGAGCCTGCGGGAGGCGATCGCCGACCGGCGCATGACCCCGTGGTTCCTCATCGGCGGATGCTTCGGCGCGCTCATGGTGCTGTCCCAGGGGCTCACCGCCGCCGTACTCGGCGTGGCGGTGTTCACCGTCGCGCTCGTCGGGGGGCAGGCGATCGGATCGCTGCTCGTCGACCGGCGCGGCCTCGGCACGATGGCGCCGACCGCGCTCACACCCCCGCGCGTCGCAGGCGCGGCGCTCGCGGTCGTCGCCGTCGGGTGGGCGGTGTCGGACCGACTCGGCGGCGGCATCCCATGGTGGATGCTCGTGCTCCCCTTCGTCGCGGGCATCGGCACCTCGTGGCAGGCGGCCGCCAACGCGCAGCTCCGGTTCCACGCGCGGTCGGTGCTCTCCGCGACGTTCGTCAGCTTCACCGCAGGCACGGCGGTGCTCGCCATCGCGGCCGCGGTCGATCTCGCGCTCGCGGGTCCGCCGCAGACGCTGCCCGCCGAGCCGTGGCTCTACACGGGCGGTCTCCTCGGCATCGTCTTCGTCGCGGGCGGTGCCGCGATCGTCCCGATCACCGGGGTGCTCGTCTACGGCCTCGCGACGATCGCCGGACAGCTCACCGCAGCCGTGCTGCTCGACCTGTTCGTTCCCGTAGCGGGCGCGGGGCTCAGCCTCAGCACCATCGGAGGAGCGCTGCTCGCGGTCATCGCCGTCGGCATCGCATCGATGGGCCGGCGCCCCGGGCGACTGGCCTAG
- a CDS encoding nitroreductase family protein translates to MSARGAAASMLRRRSQSSVGHAAPGDRELLRLIGIAGTIADHGNLHPWRIIAIRGEARERVGAALAEASGLEGHAAEKVARKPLRAPLLLAVVLSPKPSFKVPEWEQEAVASGVAHALSLLLDEEGWGVMWRTGIQTRSEAVERAHDLAPGERLLGWLYVGSRLQTMEKAPRRTVDAASHFSRL, encoded by the coding sequence ATGAGCGCCCGCGGCGCCGCTGCGTCGATGCTGCGGCGCCGATCGCAGTCGTCGGTGGGCCATGCGGCCCCGGGCGACAGGGAGCTGCTGCGCCTCATCGGCATCGCCGGCACCATCGCGGATCACGGGAACCTGCATCCATGGCGGATCATCGCGATCCGCGGCGAGGCGCGCGAGCGCGTGGGTGCGGCCCTCGCGGAGGCGAGCGGACTCGAGGGTCACGCCGCCGAGAAGGTCGCGCGCAAGCCTCTGCGCGCACCTCTGCTGCTCGCGGTCGTCCTGTCGCCGAAGCCCAGCTTCAAGGTGCCGGAGTGGGAGCAGGAAGCCGTCGCCTCGGGGGTCGCGCATGCGCTGAGCCTGCTGCTCGATGAGGAGGGCTGGGGCGTCATGTGGCGCACCGGCATCCAGACGCGCTCCGAGGCTGTGGAGCGCGCGCACGACCTCGCTCCCGGAGAGCGACTGCTCGGCTGGCTCTACGTGGGCTCGCGCCTGCAGACGATGGAGAAGGCGCCGCGCAGGACGGTGGATGCGGCCTCGCACTTCTCGCGGCTCTAG
- the msrB gene encoding peptide-methionine (R)-S-oxide reductase MsrB, whose amino-acid sequence MSYKVSKSEEQWRDELGEDRYRVLREAGTERAWTGELLDEHRAGLYTCGACGAELFKSGTKFDSGCGWPSFYDSVNPDAVELIEDTSLGMVRTEVRCANCGGHLGHVFDDGFGTPTGLRYCMNSLSLGFQAADEPSAQ is encoded by the coding sequence ATGAGCTACAAGGTCAGCAAGTCAGAGGAGCAGTGGCGCGACGAGCTCGGCGAGGACCGCTACCGCGTGCTCCGCGAGGCGGGCACCGAACGCGCGTGGACGGGCGAGCTGCTCGATGAGCACCGCGCTGGCCTCTACACGTGCGGCGCGTGCGGCGCGGAGCTCTTCAAGAGCGGAACCAAGTTCGACTCGGGCTGCGGCTGGCCGAGCTTCTACGACTCGGTGAACCCGGACGCCGTGGAGCTGATCGAAGACACCTCGCTCGGCATGGTGCGCACCGAGGTGCGCTGCGCGAACTGCGGCGGACACCTCGGCCACGTCTTCGACGACGGCTTCGGCACCCCCACGGGGCTGCGCTACTGCATGAACTCGCTCTCGCTCGGCTTCCAGGCCGCAGACGAGCCCTCCGCACAGTGA
- a CDS encoding DUF3263 domain-containing protein, with the protein MAGASADASSPSVDRVELIDAAEPSVLERRILEFETAAASVGGVTAASVRREFGVTLARYHQMLSGVLDSPQALRHDPMLVRRLRRIRDARAAARASRTFRLDSQDTDD; encoded by the coding sequence ATGGCCGGGGCATCAGCCGACGCGTCGTCACCCTCCGTCGACCGCGTCGAGCTCATCGATGCGGCAGAGCCCAGCGTTCTGGAGCGCCGCATTCTCGAGTTCGAGACGGCTGCGGCCTCCGTGGGCGGCGTCACCGCCGCCTCCGTGCGGCGCGAGTTCGGCGTGACGCTCGCCCGGTACCATCAGATGCTGTCGGGAGTGCTCGACTCGCCTCAGGCGCTGCGCCACGATCCGATGCTCGTCCGCCGTCTCCGCCGCATCCGCGACGCCCGTGCGGCCGCTCGCGCCTCCCGAACCTTCCGCCTCGACTCCCAGGACACCGACGACTAG
- a CDS encoding LytR C-terminal domain-containing protein, producing the protein MARFPQDRFDELPHDIARVGAHRAPGRRGGGWVAFGWSVVAVAVLTAGGLFALSTLNPNLFPTASESPTPLPEVIETMDPVTDPSTIDPEALSGLTISVLNGTSTQGLAAVAAEQISSAGWPTPGAASADSTTEEETVVYYLDPANEGYARGIMQAIGAADVRRTDAFTLTAITVVLGSDYVPPAG; encoded by the coding sequence GTGGCACGCTTCCCTCAGGACAGATTCGACGAACTTCCCCACGACATCGCACGGGTGGGCGCCCACCGCGCGCCCGGCCGCCGCGGCGGCGGATGGGTCGCCTTCGGGTGGTCGGTCGTCGCCGTCGCCGTGCTCACGGCGGGTGGGCTCTTCGCGCTCTCGACGCTCAACCCCAACCTCTTCCCCACGGCCTCCGAGTCGCCGACGCCCCTTCCCGAGGTCATCGAGACGATGGATCCCGTGACCGATCCGTCGACGATCGATCCCGAGGCGCTCTCCGGCCTGACGATCTCGGTGCTCAACGGCACATCCACGCAGGGTCTCGCGGCTGTCGCCGCCGAGCAGATCAGCTCCGCAGGCTGGCCCACGCCGGGCGCAGCCTCTGCCGACTCGACGACGGAGGAGGAGACGGTCGTCTACTACCTCGATCCTGCGAACGAGGGCTATGCCCGTGGCATCATGCAGGCGATCGGCGCTGCGGATGTGCGCCGCACCGACGCCTTCACCCTGACCGCGATCACGGTCGTGCTCGGCTCGGACTACGTCCCTCCGGCCGGATAG
- a CDS encoding cold-shock protein — protein MANGTVKWFNAEKGFGFITAETGQDYFVHFSAIDMPGFKVLEEGQAVDFEVGTGEKGPQAEAVRPL, from the coding sequence ATGGCCAACGGAACCGTCAAGTGGTTCAACGCAGAGAAGGGCTTCGGCTTCATCACCGCCGAGACAGGCCAGGACTACTTCGTCCACTTCTCGGCGATCGACATGCCCGGATTCAAGGTCCTCGAAGAGGGACAGGCGGTCGACTTCGAGGTCGGCACCGGTGAGAAGGGCCCCCAAGCCGAGGCGGTGCGCCCGCTCTGA
- a CDS encoding DUF3048 domain-containing protein, translating to MRLRGRGFAASAGLAIIAIAAAGCTSAEALPTSTPTPTPTYVSTYETPAPIVYAPLTGVVIDDPASLARPSLAAKIDNHPSARPQVGLETTDIVFEELVEGGLTRYVAVWHSTIPAEMGPVRSIRPMDPDIVSPLGGIIAYSGGQQKFVSLMRATEVHNAIHGQRDADPFMYRGKNAPAPHNVLVKAQELVASLADLAPPQQHFSFADSAANATAAREGSPVAGIDLRFGSSSTPAWRWDASAERWLRSQSGAIDVDATGAQLSAANVVVVRVPITTGLGLPKTELIGSGEAWVLSGGKAVHATWSKSDRSSIIRLVDDNGVVVRLAPGNSWIELVPNAGSADLVPAS from the coding sequence ATGCGACTGAGGGGGCGCGGCTTCGCCGCGAGCGCAGGGCTGGCGATCATCGCGATCGCCGCGGCGGGATGCACGAGCGCCGAGGCGCTGCCGACGAGCACGCCGACCCCCACCCCCACCTACGTCTCGACCTACGAGACGCCCGCGCCGATCGTCTACGCACCGCTCACCGGCGTGGTCATCGATGATCCGGCGTCGCTCGCGCGCCCGTCGCTCGCCGCGAAGATCGACAACCATCCGTCGGCGCGTCCGCAGGTGGGGCTCGAGACGACCGACATCGTGTTCGAGGAGCTCGTCGAAGGCGGGCTCACGCGCTATGTCGCGGTCTGGCACTCCACCATTCCGGCGGAGATGGGGCCCGTGCGCTCCATCCGCCCGATGGACCCCGACATCGTGTCGCCGCTCGGCGGCATCATCGCGTACTCGGGCGGTCAGCAGAAGTTCGTGTCGCTCATGCGCGCCACCGAGGTGCACAACGCGATCCACGGTCAGCGCGACGCCGACCCGTTCATGTACCGGGGCAAGAACGCCCCTGCTCCGCACAACGTGCTCGTCAAGGCGCAGGAGCTCGTCGCGAGTCTCGCGGACCTCGCGCCTCCACAGCAGCATTTCTCATTCGCGGACTCAGCGGCGAACGCCACCGCGGCCCGCGAAGGATCACCGGTCGCGGGGATCGATCTGCGGTTCGGTTCGTCGTCGACGCCGGCATGGCGCTGGGATGCGTCAGCCGAACGCTGGCTGCGTTCGCAGTCGGGAGCGATCGACGTGGATGCGACGGGTGCGCAGCTGAGCGCCGCCAACGTCGTCGTCGTCCGCGTGCCGATCACGACGGGACTCGGCCTTCCCAAGACCGAGCTCATCGGGTCGGGCGAGGCGTGGGTGCTGTCGGGCGGCAAGGCCGTGCATGCGACGTGGTCGAAGTCCGATCGTTCGTCGATCATCCGTCTCGTCGACGACAACGGGGTGGTCGTGCGCCTCGCACCCGGCAACAGCTGGATCGAGCTCGTGCCGAACGCGGGCAGCGCCGATCTGGTTCCCGCCTCCTGA